Proteins from a genomic interval of Xiphias gladius isolate SHS-SW01 ecotype Sanya breed wild chromosome 23, ASM1685928v1, whole genome shotgun sequence:
- the LOC120785039 gene encoding uncharacterized protein LOC120785039, with translation MGRRVADPTNPVPALGVPLAGGRWGPLCSVGVQTSPGLRILPSVKRHGSHPTNTHRPLTVATDKTTTAETGGVIRSDSNSLPVSKETSQNEINSLTQDDMGSQGSGSGVYCQIKSIRTNPKDTRGKRRARYTNGSVVTSDVVGGVCTEATEGKESTHERRRVQSLRGEVHRSVLKTGSVCTTTQATPLRPCRMITSSPPRLCGTCGRRRSQITPCTGACRRRAVNQITASQTLPNPPREPSVAPDQSRKDSALDSQSYTINTNTTNSSPNTLVKTSQIQQLSHTIPKTHSSHSNHTSHSQNKTKDSKQQTRPHSADFTHYKDSATQTTVTHILNNIDRPTATTHTQRAHTPTVELTEPHSTDKDKHDMAKIQHIDEQTHQHTKARIASKTPAPSLNIDSKFTDSPLLPPKNSPKTIRSKPATPVAQTKNNQEATKIPKQSSSVRVKLKDYTKQKSKSFDDHTLPCTTHMKAQCNGAPGGLLGGHIGNAPRGLEKQLQNVEENLLSNQEKIKVLLNVIQDLEKSKALSEGRSSYRTGQDINNCPTCQKTACIIYSVEHDFRQQEGRLQGVMEALEGEYDVPAPTLTKPTPGPSSSSCPSTKARVKKLRKKCFWWL, from the exons ATGGGCAGGAGGGTGGCTGACCCAACCAATCCAGTGCCGGCACTGGGAGTTCCTCTGGCTGGGGGGCGATGGGGCCCACTGTGCAGTGTCGGGGTGCAGACGTCTCCCGGACTGCGGATTCTCCCCTCCGTCAAACGACACGGAAGCCACCCAACCAACACACATCGCCCGCTTACCGTGgcaacagacaaaacaacaacagcagagacaGGGGGAGTTATCAGAAGTGACAGCAACAGTCTGCCGGTGTCCAAGGAGACATCTCAGAACGAGATCAACAGCTTGACACAGGACGACATGGGGTCACAAGGGTCAGGAAGTGGAGTTTACTGCCAGATTAAAAGTATTCGCACAAACCCCAAGGACACAAGAGGTAAAAGGAGAGCTCGGTATACAAATGGCAGTGTAGTAACATCTGATGTGGTGGGAGGGGTTTGCACTGAGGCCACAGAAGGTAAGGAGTCGACCcatgagaggaggagagtgcaGTCACTGCGTGGGGAGGTCCATCGTTCAGTGTTAAAGACGGGGAGTGTCTGTACAACCACGCAGGCCACCCCACTTCGGCCCTGTCGAATGATTACATCTTCCCCGCCTCGCCTCTGTGGGACTTGTGGGAGGAGACGATCACAGATTACACCATGCACAGGCGCATGTCGCAGGAGGGCTGTCAATCAAATTACAGCAAGCCAGACTTTACCTAATCCGCCAAGGGAACCGTCTGTGGCCCCTGACCAGTCAAGAAAAGACTCTGCTCTTGACTCTCAGTCTTACaccataaacacaaacacaacaaacagctCCCCAAATACATTAGTTAAAACGTCTCAAATACAGCAGCTGTCACACACTataccaaaaacacacagctcacaTTCCAACCACACATCACACagtcagaacaaaacaaaagattcaAAGCAACAGACAAGGCCACATTCTGCAGACTTTACTCATTACAAGGACTCAGccacacaaacaacagtcacACATATACTCAACAACATTGACAGGCCCACAGctaccacacatacacaacgagcacacacaccaactgtCGAGCTGACAGAACCACATTCaactgacaaagacaaacatgacATGGCTAAAATCCAGCACATTGATGAacagacacaccaacacacaaaagCCCGTATCGCTTCTAAAACTCCAGCCCCTTCACTTAACATTGACTCAAAATTTACTGACAGCCCACTTCTCCCACCAAAAAACTCTCCTAAAACCATTCGTTCCAAACCGGCTACACCTGTAGCGCAAACCAAAAATAACCAGGAGGCAACAAAGATTCCCAAACAATCATCCTCAGTGCGGGTCAAACTCAAGGACTAcacaaaacagaagagcaaaTCCTTTGATGACCACACACTGCCTTGTACGACTCATATGAAAGCACAATGTAACGGGGCTCCAGGAGGATTGTTGGGTGGACACATAGGGAATGCACCACGCGGGCTGGAGAAGCAGTTGCAGAATGTGGAGGAGAACCTACTGTCCAACCAGGAGAAGATCAAGGTGCTTCTCAACGTCATTCAAGACCTGGAGAAGAGCAAGGCCCTCAGTGAAGG TCGCAGCTCATACAGAACTGGTCAGGACATAAACAACTGCCCCACCTGCCAAAAGACAGCCTGCATCATCTACAG